The following proteins are co-located in the Apium graveolens cultivar Ventura chromosome 5, ASM990537v1, whole genome shotgun sequence genome:
- the LOC141661475 gene encoding large ribosomal subunit protein P1A-like — protein MSIGELGCTYACLILSDDGIPVTSEKISTILKAANVNVESYRPSLFSKLAEKRSIDDLVMNVGAGGGSGVVAVTAQASGGGAAEAKAPVEENKGGFKQDYERIMKGIVKIRPNCQCFGGQGHVFRVCSFVSVANFGVQ, from the exons ATGTCTATCGGTGAACTCGGTTGCACTTACGCTTGCCTGATACTCTCCGACGACGGCATCCCCGTCACT TCGGAGAAGATATCGACAATATTAAAGGCTGCTAATGTTAATGTGGAGTCTTACCGACCAAGTTTGTTCTCCAAGCTTGCGGAGAAGAGAAGCATTGATGATTTAGTTATGAATGTCGGAGCTGGTGGTGGCAGTGGTGTTGTTGCCGTTACTGCTCAGGCTTCCGGTGGTGGTGCTGCCGAAGCTAAAGCACCTGTTGAGGAGAATAAG GGTGGCTTCAAACAGGATTATGAGAGGATAATGAAAGGCATTGTTAAAATCAGGCCCAACTGTCAG TGCTTTGGAGGTCAAGGTCATGTTTTCCGAGTTTGCAGCTTTGTTTCAGTCGCCAATTTTGGAGTTCAATAA